A DNA window from Hordeum vulgare subsp. vulgare chromosome 1H, MorexV3_pseudomolecules_assembly, whole genome shotgun sequence contains the following coding sequences:
- the LOC123416490 gene encoding uncharacterized protein LOC123416490 has product MARTSSPTSSSPRRVERELKVAACMCMAPAPPRPMAPAYCVGMAPAHADILRTYESHALDSARTGAPSHRPSFLPPPPPPCPFSCFIPTLFSSARARGSQWVRGREGDGWISAMDG; this is encoded by the coding sequence ATGGCCCGGACCAGCTCGCCGACGTCGTCGTCCCCGCGCCGCGTGGAGCGCGAGCTGAAGGTGGCCGCCTGCATGTGCATGGCCCCGGCCCCGCCGCGGCCCATGGCGCCCGCGTACTGCGTGGGCATGGCCCCCGCGCACGCCGACATCTTGCGCACGTACGAGTCGCACGCCCTCGACAGCGCCCGCACCGGCGCCCCCAGCCACCGCCCCAGcttcctcccgccgccgccgccgccctgccccTTCTCCTGCTTCATCCCGACGCTTTTCTCTTCTGCGCGCGCGCGCGGGAGTCAATGggtgagagggagggagggagacggaTGGATTTCGGCGATGGATGGATGA